The Pseudodesulfovibrio cashew genomic sequence CGGGTGTGGCCACTGCATGGCCGTCTGCCCCACTCAGGCCATCCGGCTCGACCGCTTCGATGATACGGGGGAGCTCCTGGACCGGAAGAATGCGGCCACGCCGGAGCAGGTGGTGCAATTGCTCAAGGGGCGCCGTTCGGTGCGCGCCTTCAAGAAGGAGCCGCTCCCCGAGGAGACCCTGCGCGAACTGCTCGACCTCACCGAGTACGCCCCCTCCGGGCACAATGCCCACCCCGTGCGCTGGAGCGTTGCGGCCACGCCCGAGCGGGTGGCCGAGGCGGCGCGTGCCACGGTGGACTGGATGCGGGGCGAGGTCGAGGCCGAAACGGAGAGGGCGGCCGCCCTGCACCTGGCGGGTATCGTCAAGGCCTGGGACAGAGACATCGACATCGTCTGCCGCGAGGCGCCCGCCCTGGCCGTGGCGCACGGTCCTGCCACGGGCATCACCCCCATGGAGGACGGCGTCATCGCCACGGCCTACCTCGAGCTGGCGGCCCACGGCCTCGGGCTGGGCGCGTGCTGGTGCGGTTACGTGCAGATGGCCGCCGGGACCGATGCCGCCCTGCGGGAGCTCCTCGGCATCCCGGAGGAGGGCCGGGTTTACGGCGCGCTCCTCCTCGGCAGGCCCGCCCGCCGCTACCGGTTCATACCGCCCCGTCCGGGCGCAAATGTGCATTGGGTCTGATATATAAGGAATACCCAACTGGACGGCAGGTTGAATTTCTGCAATGGATGGGCATGCGGTCCGCATCTCTTCGTTTTGTCCCTGTTCTGTGGGGTTTGCTCTTCCTGCTTTTCGCGGTTGATTGCCAGGCGCGCACGGTCCGGGTGGGCATCGGTTTCGCCATCCCGCCTTATGTGATCCGGGAGTCGCACGCGGGCATCGAGGTCGACGTCATCCGGGAGTCGCTCAAGGCCGCCGGGCTCGAGGTGGAATTTGTCTACCTGCCCAACCTCCGCCTGCCTGTGGAGTACGCCGCAGGCAACGTGGACGGCATCGCCACCAACACGGCCTATGATCTGGCCGGGGACTCCGGGCGCGAAACCTACTCTTCGGGGACCACCATTATTCTTCAGAACTATGCCGTGACTCTGCTTACCGCGGAGCCGGTGAATTCCTTTGACGACATGGAGGACAAGCGGGTGCTCGCCTTCAACAACGCCGTCAAATATCTTGGTCCCGATTTCGGGAAGATGACCAAACGGAACGACCGGTATTCCGAGCTGGCCGATCAGTCCCTCCAGGTCAGGATGCTCTATTCGGGCCGGGTGGACGTGGTCGTTGCGGACAAGCGCATCCTGCTCTGGTGGCGGGACAAGCTGGCCAACTCGCCCCTGGCCCAAAAGCTGGAACTGAAAAAGCCGTTGCGCTTCAACGCTGTGTTCCCGCCTTCGCCGCGCCACGTGGCCTTTGCCGATCCCGGCCTACGCGACGCCTTTGACCGGGGGCTCGATACGATCAGACGGTCCGGGCTCCATGCCGCCATCCTACAGCGGTATCTGAAATCCTACGCCGTGAAGTAGGGGCGCGCCACATGTTGTCACGCTCCCCGGCATGGGCTATCCTGCGCATCGAATGGAGCAACCGTCCGAACCAATCCCGGAGAAATTCATGAACCAAGCAATGGGGCCGCACTCGGCCGAAGACTACGCCGCGTTCATCGACAGGAACGTCCACAAGTTCCTGCCCAAGTTCAGCACCTACTGCGCCAACCCCGCCTCGTTCCATCCCGGCTGGAACTGGGCCGCCTTCTTCTTCACCTTCTGGTGGTATCTTTACAGAAAGATGTACCTCTGGGCCGCGCTCTGTTTCGTGACCATGTGGCTGCCCTATTTCAATCTGATCATCTGGATCGGCTGGGGCGTGGCCGCCAATTCCCTCTACTTCCGGCACGCCAACACCAAGATCGCCGAGGCCAAGGCGTTTTACGGCAGCGGTTATCAGGTATACCTGCGCGATGCCGGGGGCGTGAACACCTGGGTGCCATGGGTGGCCCTGCTTATCTCCGGCGGCTTCTTCCTGCTGGCCCTGCTTGGGTTTATCAGCATGGCCTTCTTCGCAGCCGCCTTCTGACTGCCGTCGATGGGCGTGCCGTCCACGCCCGGCGTGGGAGTCTGACCGTTCGTTGCCGCGTTTGTTTTGTGGCGCGGCGTGTGACCGGCAGTCATTTTCCTGCGCCCCCCATTGACCCGGCGGGGCGGGTGCCGTACCGTACCCCCATTTCGCCAACGAGCCTTCCGGGGGAACAATGTCCAGTCAAAACCACGCGTTCGGGTCCGTTCAGGTCGCCATAGACTACCACTCCATCACCACGCTCTTCGAGCGGGCCCACGCCGAGGGGCGCGACGCCCTGTTCGAGCACGAGGTTTACGACCTGCTGCGCGACTCCGGGGCCGAGACCCCGCCCCGCACCGTGCTTCTGGAGCGGGACGCGCGGCCGAGCGACGAGGAGCTCGACGCGTTGCCCGGCGAAAAGGTGGTCCTCAAGATCGTATCCCCGGCCATCGTGCACAAGACCGAGGTGGGAGGCGTGCGCGTGGTGGAGAATACTCCGGGCCAGGTGCGTTCGGCCTGGCGGCGCATGCTCCAGGAGGTCCCCGAGAATTTCGCGGCCATGCTTGAGCGCGACCCGGCTCACGCCCCGGCCCGTTATGCCGGGCTTTCGGGCGGAGAGCTGCTGGACGCGGTGCGGCGGGATATCTGGGGCGTGCTCATGGTCCAGTTTCTGCGCCCCGACTCCCAGGCCTTCGGCAACGAGCTGATCGTGGGTATCCGCCGGACCAGGGAGTTCGGCATGATCATCGGCGCGGGGCTGGGCGGCACCGATACCGAACTCTACGCCGAGCGTTTCCGCAAGGGACAGGCCATGGTCGCCACGTCCACTGCCCTGGCCGACGGCGAGGCCTTTTTCGAGCTCTTCCGCAACACCTTGTCCTACAAGAAACTGGCCGGGCTGACGCGCGGTCAGCGGCGCATCGTCACCGACGCCCAGCTCATCGAGTGCTTCTCCTCATTCATTGACATGGCCAACCATTACTCCCCGGAGAACCCGGACGCGCCCTTCGTCATCGAGGAGCTGGAGATCAATCCCTTTGCCTACGCCGACTATCTGATGGTCCCCCTGGACGGCATGTGCCGGTTCTCCCGTCCCGGTTCCCTCCCGGTCCCGCGTCCGGCGGGCAAGATCGGCAACCTGCTGCACCCGGAGACCATAGGCATCATCGGGGTCTCGTCCACGCGCCGGAATTTCGGGCGGATCATTCTGGACAACGTCATCGAGGCCGGATTCGATCCCGCGAAGATGACCGTGATCCGGCCCGGCCTGGAGGAGATCGGCGGTGTTCGCTGCGTCCCCTCACTGGCCGATCTTGAGGAAAAGCTCGACCTCTTCGTGGTCGCGGTGGGCGCGGAGCAGGTGCCCAGGTTGGTGGAGGATCTGGTGGAGCTGGACTGCGCCGAGTCGGTCATGCTCATTCCGGGCGGCATGGGCGAAACCGCCGAGAGCGAGGCGCGTGCCCGCGAGGTGATCGGCCGCATCCAGGCCGCCCACGCGCAGGGCGGCGGGCCGGTCTTTCTGGGCGGCAACTGCATGGGCGTGGTCTCCCGGCCCGGCAACTACGACACCTGGTTCATCCCGGACGAAAAGCTTCCCGATTTTTCTCACGGCAGACATCACCGGGCCGCGTTCATCTCCCAGTCGGGCGCGTTCATGCTCACCCGGCTCTCCCAGTGCCCGCTGTTGGACCCGGCCTACATGGTCTCGGCGGGCAACCAGACCGACCTGACCCTGGGCGATCTGCTGGGCTGGTTTGCCCAGAGCGATGAGGTGGACGTCATCGCGGTCTATGCCGAGGGCTTCAACGACATGGACGGGCTGGCCTTCTGCCGGGCCGTACGCAGGGCGGTGCTGGCCGGGAAGGAGGTCATCTTCTACAAGGCGGGCCGTACTCCGGAAGGGCGCTCCGCCACCAGCGGCCACACCGCTTCCCTGGCCGGGGACTACGTGGTCTGCGAGTCCTGCGTGCGCCAGGCCGGCGCCGTGGTGGCCGATTCCTTTACCCAGTTCGAGAACCTGTTCATGCTGGCCGAGCGGCTGCACGGCAAGACCATCCGCTCCAACCGCCTGGCCGCTGTATCCGGGGCCGGGTTCGAGGCAGTGGGCATGGCCGATTCCATCCAGTCGGACTCCTACCGCATGCGCCTTGCCGCATTGGCCGGCCCCACCAGAGAGCAGCTTGACGGATTATTCATGGACCACCGGTTGAGCAAGCTGGTCACCGTTACCAACCCTCTGGACATGACCCCGGCGGCCAACGATTTCGTGCACGCCGAGGCCATCCGCATCCTGGCGGGCGATCCCGGCGTGGACGCAGTGGTGGCCGGGCTGGACCCGCTCTCGCCGGTCATGCGCACCCTGGCCGACCCGGAGCACAAGGCTTTTGACTTCGCGGACGAGCGGTCCATCGCCGCCCGCCTGGCCGACCTGCTGCCCACGCTGGATACCCCGGTCATCGGCGTGGTGGACGGCGGACGGCTCTATGACCCGCTGGTGGATCGGCTCAAGGAGGCCGGACTGTGCACCTTCCGCACTTCGGACCAGGCTGTGGCCGCCATCGCCCAATACATCGAAGGCAGGCTGGCCGCCGACGCAATCCGGCGTTCGGCGCGCCAGGGCGCAATGTCCCGATAATAACTGACAGGGGTTTTTATTTTCCGTAAATTGTAGTCATGCGCAGGTATGTCCTTCTTGCCATGGCCTTCCTGGTCCTGCTCCCGGTCCCCGGCTGGGGCGCTGAATACTTGCATGTCATTTCCATGGTGGCCCCGCCGCGGGTCATGCTCATCGACGGCGAGGTCACCGGCATGGCGGCGGACCTGGTCAAGGAAGGACTTACGCGGGCCGGATACCAGTTCGATATCGAACTGGTCCCGTGGAAGAGGGCGCTGTACATGATTCAATCGGGCACTGCGGACGCGCTCTTCTACCCCATCTTCACCAAAGAGCGGACCGAGTACTTCCACTATTCTCCCACCCCCCTGTTCCGCATAGGGCTTGCCGCGCTGAAACGAGCGGATTCCGATATCGTGATTCGTCCCGACTTCGGAGGGCTCGACCACCTTGTCCTGGGCATCGGGCTGGGGTTCCAGTACGGCCCCAAGGGGAAGGAGTTCATGGAAAAAGCCCACTTTGTGAAAATCGAGGCCACTTCAAGCAATAATCTCGGGTTCCTGAAGCTGCTGGACGGTCGCATTGATCTTCTGCTCATGGACAGCACCCTGGCCACGCACTACCTGAAGCAGAGGTCGACCCTGGGCAAGGTTGACTTTGCCCGTGACGAGCAGGGACGCATTGCTATCCTCGACTATCGGGAAGGGTACCTGGTCTTTTCCAGGAAAACCGCTACCGCCGTGGATGCGGCTAATTTTTCCAAGGCGCTGGACTCCATGATACGAGACGGCACTTATGACGATATAGTCAATCGTTACAAGTGATCGGGCTGTTGTTGTCCCCAATCTTTCAGGATATCCTGCTTATTTATTGAATCCTTCCGGGATGTTTGCTACGGTTTGTCAGGCTGGGAAAACCAGGCCTGCGGTATGCCCGGACCCCCGCCCGGGCCGAAAACGCCGTGGAGGCGCACCGTGTCGGATGCCCATTACTACCAGGGATTGGCCAAGAGCATGATGTTCACCATCATCCTGGTCTCCTACGCTCCCCTGCTGCTCATCACCCTCATCGCCGGATACCAGTATTCCGTGGCCTACCGCGCCAAGGTGGACGCCCACCTGCGCGAGCTGGTGCTCAAACACGACCAGGCCGTGGACGCCTATCTGGAGGAGAAGGTCGAGGAGCTCCAGGTACTGGCGGAGGCCGTGGGGGTGGAGCGGCTGCGCGGCGACGCGGGTGTGGCCCGGTTGCACGACGTGCTGGCTCGGGTGCACGGCAGCGACTTCGTGGACCTGGGACTGGTTGACTGCAAGGGTGTTCAGGTGGCCTACTCCGGTCCATACAAGCTCCTCGGGGCGAACTACGCGGACGCCCCCTGGTATCGTGAGGTGCTGGAGCGCAAGGTCTTCATCAGCGACGTATCCCTGGGGTTGCGCGGGGTGCCGCACTTCACCATCGCCCTGCTCGTTCCGGTAAACGGCCAGGATTGGGTGCTCAGGACCACACTGGATTTCATCGGCTTCAACAAGCTGGTGGAGGACATCCTCGTCGGCGAGACCGGCATGGCCTACATCATCAACCGCAAGGGCGAATTTCAGACCACGCCACGCCGGGACATGTCCGGCGAGCTTTCCTTTCTGCGCAAGCTGGCCGCGGGCAGGGCAGGTGACAGCGAGCTGGCCCACGGCAGGGCCTCCATGACGGTCGAGACCAACCCGGCCACGGGCCGCGAGACCCTCTTCGTCACCAGCCCGCTCAAATCGGGCGATTGGCTGATGGTCTACCAGCAGGACGTTGACGATGCCTTTTCCGCCCTGGACCAGGCGCGCAACCTGGCCGTGGTGGTCCTGCTCCTCGGCGGCATCGCCATTACGGTCATGGCCTACCTCATGAGCCGCCGCATGGCGCGCAAGGTGGAGCTGGCCGACGTGGAAAAGGAGATGATGAACGAGCAGGTCATCGAGGCGGGCAAGCTGGCGAGCGTGGGCGAGCTGGCGGCGGGCATTGCCCACGAGATCAACAACCCCGTGGCGATCATGGTCGAGGAGGCCGGGTGGATTCAGGACCTTCTGGACGAGGGGCTGGACCAGGACGACAACGAGCGCGAGGTGCAGCGCGCCCTGCGCCAGATTCGCGAGCAGGGCGTCCGTTGCCGCGAGATCACCCACAAGCTGCTCAGCTTCGCGCGCAAGATAGACCCCACGGTGGAGCGCATCGACGTCAACGACATGATCATGGAGATGGTCGAGTTTTGCGAACAGCGGGCCCGCTACGCCAATGTGGCGATGGAGGCCAGCCTGGCCGACGACGTGGCCGAGGTGGAGGGGAGCGCCTCAGAGGTGCAGCAGGTGCTTCTCAACCTGATCAACAACGCCATCGACGCCATGGACCCCGGCGGCGGCAATCTCGACATCATGTCCCGCATGGAGGACGGCGTCGTGGCCGTGTCCATATCCGACACCGGGTGCGGCATCCCCCAGGCCAACCTGCAACGCATCTTCGATCCCTTTTTCACCACCAAGCCTGTGGGCAAGGGCACCGGGCTCGGACTGTCCATCATCTACGGCATCGTCCACAAGATGGGCGGCGACATCGCGGTCAAGTCCGTGGTGAACCGGGGCACGACCTTCACGGTCCGCTTTCCGGCCGCCGAGTCTTCGGAAACGGTGGATGCCGGTGACGGCGAGGAACTCTGACCGGGGCCAATGGAGGAGACAATGGCGGCACATCTTCTGCTTATCGACGACGAACAACCCTTCGTGGAGACCATGGCCAAGCGGCTGGGCAAACGGGGGTATACCGTGGCTACGGCTCTTAGCGGCGAGGACGGGCTCAAGGCCCTGGACGCGGACCACTCCGTGGACGTGGTCATCCTGGACGTGAAGATGCCGGGCATGGACGGCATCGAGACGCTGAAGCGGATCAAGGCGGAACACCCGTTGGTGGAAGTACTCATGCTCACGGGCCACGCCACCGTGGCCAGCGCCATTGACGGTATGAAAAGCGGGGCCTATGACTACATGATGAAGCCGTGTGATATCGACGAGTTGCTCGCCAAAGTAGGCGAGGCGTACGATCAGAAACAGGCCCGCGAGACCCGGATTTTGGAGGCGCGCGCACGGCATATCGAACTCAGGCGGGGGGATTGATGATCATGCCCGACACAGCCATTCGTGTGTTGCTCGTGGATGACGAGGCCGGATTCGTGGACGTGCTCAGGAAGCGCATGAACAAGCGCGGGTTCGCGGTGAGCACCGCCGTGAGCGGCACCAAGGGTATCCAGGCGCTGCGCGGGGATGATTTCGACGTGGCCGTGCTCGATCTCAAGCTCGAGGATATGGACGGCATCGAGGTCCTGGATATTTTCAAGAAGATGGTCCCGTCCATGCCGGTGATCATGCTCACCGGTCACGGCAGCGAGCAGGCCGCGCGGGACGGTATCGCGCGCGGGGCTTTCGACTACCTGCTCAAGCCGTGCGACCTGGATGATCTGCTGGCCAAGATCCGTGAGGCCGTGGGAGTCGAGTCATGACCTTCGACGTACTGCTGGTGGACGACGAGGCGGACTTCCTGACTCCGCTGCGCAAGCGCCTTGTCCGGCGCGGCCTTTCCGTGCGCGAGGCCAATGACGGCGAATCCGCGCTTGAGGCCATGACCGCCGCCCCGGCGGACGTCTGCGTGCTCGATGTGAAGATGCCGGGGATGGACGGGCTGACCCTGCTCACCCATATCAAGAACGAGTGGCCGCTGACCGAGGTGGTCATGCTCACCGGGCACGCCTCCCTGGAGGTCGCCCTCCGGGGCATGGAGCTGGGCGCGTTCGACTATCTCATGAAGCCCGTGGAGTTCGAGGAGTTGTTCTACAAGCTCGAGGACGCTGCCGGACGTAAACGGCTGCACGAGGAAAAGCTCCGTCGGTCCGAACCGGGCGGGCGGGTCGGGTAAACCATGTCCATCCTCGATTGGCTCCCCTTCACCGGGAAAAAGAAGAAGACTCCCGAGGAGCTGGCGGCTATCCGCCGGACCTTTGCCGCGCGCTACAACCATTTTCGGCTGCTCATCCAGGCCAACACCCGGGCGCACGATCTCATCGGCGAGTTAGAGGACGCCCTGCGGGGCTATACGCCTTACGGCATGCACTACGTGCGCACCCTGTGCACTCGCATCTCCACGTCCATATTCCAGATGGTGCGGCATCTCAACGAACTCAATCCGGGCGCGTACGAAGGGCTCAACGGCCGGTTCCAGGCCATCCAGGAACGGATCATGCCGCATATCGAGCCCGAGGTGCTCCGCCGACAGGAGCACGCCCTGGTCATCAATCTTGCCGACGTGGGGCGGGATCATGCAGACCTGTGCGGCCCCAAGATGGCCATGCTCGGCGAGGCCGGGCGGCAGCTGGGCATGCGCATCCCCGCCGGGTTCGTCATCACCACCGAGGCCTATCGCCGGTTCGTGGCCTCGGACGATCTGCGCATGGAGGTGGACCGGCTGATCCAGACCGCCGATCCTTCTGACCGCGAGGCCATGTTCCAGCTCTCCTCGCGCATCATGCAGATGATTATCGCCGCCGAGGTGCCCGACGAACTGGTCGAGGCCGTGGAGACGGCCTACGGACGGCTGTGCGAGGCCGCCGGACACGAGGTCAAGCTCGCGGTGCGTTCCTCGGCCCTTGGCGAGGACATCGAGGGCGCCTCCTTTGCCGGACAGTACCGCTCCATGCTCAACGTGGACCACTCCTCTCTGCTCTATGCCTACAGGGAAGTCGTGGCCTCCAAATATTCGCGGCAGGCCATGGCCTACCGGGTCTCTCGCGGCATCCGTGACGAGGACGTTGCCATGAGCGTGGGCTGCATGGTCATGGTCGAGGCCCGCGCCTCGGGCGTGACTTATTCGCGCAGCCCGGTAAACGTCCGCGACGACAATGTGGCCATCCAGTCGGTCTGGGGACTGCCCAAGACCGTGGTGGACGGCTCCGCGGAGACCGACGAACTGGTGGTGGCGCGGACTGAACCCATGAGCGTGGTTCTGCGCGAGGTGGCGCACAAGAAAAGCCAGTACGTCTGTCACGAGAACGTGGGCGTGTGCCGCACCGAGCTGCTGGACGGCAGGGGGGACGAGGTCTCTCTCACCGACGAGCAGGCCGTGCGCATTGCCGGACACGCTGTTCGGCTTGAGGAATATTTCGGCACGCCCCAGGACGTGGAGTGGGCCATCACTGAGGACGGCAGGTATCACCTGCTCCAATGCCGCCCGCTCATGCTGGTGGAAGGGGAGGAGCCCGAAGAGAAGGCTCGGCCCGCCGTGGCCTCCCCGCTGCCCGAGCCCGTTCTCTCGGGAGGCCGCATCGCCAGCCCCGGCGTGGGCGTGGGGCCGGTCCATGTCATCCGCAAGGACGCGGACACCCTGACCTTCCCGGACGGCGGGATCATGGTCCTGTCCCAGGCGTTGCCCAGCCGGGCGGCCCTGCTGGACCGTTGCAGCGCGGTGGTCTCCGAGCAGGGAGGTATTGCCGGGCACCTGGCCAACGTGGCCCGCGAGTTCGGGGTCCCGGCCCTGTTCGGCGTGAAGGGGGCGACGGATCGCCTTGAAAACGGCGCGATCGTCACCGTGGACGCTGACGGACATGCGGTCTACGACGGGGCGGTGGAGGCGCTGCTGGTGGAGAAACCCCGCCAGCGGGTCATGCGCGGGAGCCCGGTGCAGGGAGCGCTGCGCAAGGCGGCCCGGCACATCGTTCGGCTCAACCTGACCAACCCGGATTCCCCGGAGTTCCGCCCTGAGGGGTGCCGCACCCTGCACGATATAATGCGCTTCTGCCACGAGATGGCCGTGCGCGAGATGTTCGAATTTTCCACCCACGACGAATATGTCCAGGCCGCATCGCGTCAGCTCATCTGCGGCGTGCCCAAGCAGTTCTGGGTCCTGAACCTGGACGACGGGATCAAGCCCGAGGGCGAGCAGCGGGAGGACCGGTGCGTGCTCCTGGAGCACGTGGACTCCTTTCCCATGCGCGCCCTGTGGGAGGGCATGCAGGCCGTGCCCTGGGAGGGGCCGCCGCCGGTGCACGGCAAGGGACTCATGGCCGTCATGTTCGAGGCCACGGCCAACCCCAACCTGGTCACGGCGGGTCAGTCCCTGTACACGCAAAAGAATTATTTCATGATTTCGAAGAACTACTGCTGCCTACAGTCCCGTTTCGGGTTCCACTTCTGCGGGGTGGAGTCCCTGGTGGGCGAGCGCACCAGTGAGAATTACGCCTCCTTCCAGTTCAAGGGCGGGGCCGCGAACATGGAGCGGCGCATCCTGCGCGCCCGGTTCGTGGGCGACATTCTGGAGGAGTTCGACTTCCGTGTCCGCGTCCGGGGTGACAACATGCACGCCCGCGTGGAGGGGCTGGACAGGCAGGCCATGGCCTTCCGGCTCAAGGTTCTGGGCTATCTCATCACTCATACCCGTCAGCTCGACATGATCATGACCAACAAGGGTGAAGTGGCGAGGCGGCGTGAGCGCTTCTTTGCCGACTTCGCCATGTTCGGTGAAAAATAACTACCACGCCGGAGCGGTTGTTAGCAGATATGTACATTCTCGGCAGTAATATATAACAAGAATGTAAAAAAATGGATGACCGGCTGCGCGCCATCCGCCCGGAGATGGCGGCGGCAAGCCAACTGTCGGGAATGGCATCGTGTTTGCTTTATGGCCGCCATGCATCCTACCGTCCACGGGCTGAAGCTGACAGCCCTGCTCGCCATTTGCCAAGTTATCGACCAGGCCCTCGATCTGGAGTCGGCCCTGGAGGGCGTGCTGCGCATCATGTCCGAACAGCTCTCCATGCAGCGCGCCACAGTCACCCTGTACGATCCGGATACCGGAAATCTTTCCATCAACGCCTCCTACGGACTGACCAGCGAGGAGAAGCGGCGCGGCGTGTACAAGTTGGACGAGGGCGTCACAGGACGCATCTTCCAGACCGGCGAGCCGTACTACGTGCCCGACATCGACAAGGAACCGCTCTTCCTGGACAAGACCGGGTCCCGCAGGGTCAAGCGCGGCATGATCTCCTTCATCGGCGTGCCCATCATCCTGCATGGCGACCCCATCGGCGTGCTCAACGTAGACCGTCTCTTCGAGGACGAGATCGGCTTCGAGGAGGATGTGGATTTCCTCAAGGTAGTGGCAACGCTCATCGGCCAGTTCCTCAGTCTGAACGAGAAGATCCTCAAGCGGGAGGCGGTGCTCAAGCGCGAAAACACCTCCCTCAAGTACCAGATATCCAAGAAGTCCAAGGGTCCCTACATCGTGGGTCAGTCCGCGGCCATGGTCGAGGTCCAGCGCCAGATGGAGAAGGTGTCGCCCACGCGGGCCACTGTGCTCCTGCTCGGCGAGTCGGGTGTTGGCAAGACGCTCATCGCCCAGATCATCCATGAACTTTCGGAGCGCCAGGGCCACCCGTTCATCAAGGTCAACTGCGCCTCCATCCCCGGCAACCTGCTTGAGTCCGAACTGTTCGGCTATGAGAAGGGCGCGTTCACCGGGGCCTCGAATTCGCGGCCGGGCCGGTTCGAGGAAGCGGATACCGGCACCATCTTTCTTGA encodes the following:
- a CDS encoding PEP/pyruvate-binding domain-containing protein; amino-acid sequence: MSILDWLPFTGKKKKTPEELAAIRRTFAARYNHFRLLIQANTRAHDLIGELEDALRGYTPYGMHYVRTLCTRISTSIFQMVRHLNELNPGAYEGLNGRFQAIQERIMPHIEPEVLRRQEHALVINLADVGRDHADLCGPKMAMLGEAGRQLGMRIPAGFVITTEAYRRFVASDDLRMEVDRLIQTADPSDREAMFQLSSRIMQMIIAAEVPDELVEAVETAYGRLCEAAGHEVKLAVRSSALGEDIEGASFAGQYRSMLNVDHSSLLYAYREVVASKYSRQAMAYRVSRGIRDEDVAMSVGCMVMVEARASGVTYSRSPVNVRDDNVAIQSVWGLPKTVVDGSAETDELVVARTEPMSVVLREVAHKKSQYVCHENVGVCRTELLDGRGDEVSLTDEQAVRIAGHAVRLEEYFGTPQDVEWAITEDGRYHLLQCRPLMLVEGEEPEEKARPAVASPLPEPVLSGGRIASPGVGVGPVHVIRKDADTLTFPDGGIMVLSQALPSRAALLDRCSAVVSEQGGIAGHLANVAREFGVPALFGVKGATDRLENGAIVTVDADGHAVYDGAVEALLVEKPRQRVMRGSPVQGALRKAARHIVRLNLTNPDSPEFRPEGCRTLHDIMRFCHEMAVREMFEFSTHDEYVQAASRQLICGVPKQFWVLNLDDGIKPEGEQREDRCVLLEHVDSFPMRALWEGMQAVPWEGPPPVHGKGLMAVMFEATANPNLVTAGQSLYTQKNYFMISKNYCCLQSRFGFHFCGVESLVGERTSENYASFQFKGGAANMERRILRARFVGDILEEFDFRVRVRGDNMHARVEGLDRQAMAFRLKVLGYLITHTRQLDMIMTNKGEVARRRERFFADFAMFGEK
- a CDS encoding sigma 54-interacting transcriptional regulator — its product is MHPTVHGLKLTALLAICQVIDQALDLESALEGVLRIMSEQLSMQRATVTLYDPDTGNLSINASYGLTSEEKRRGVYKLDEGVTGRIFQTGEPYYVPDIDKEPLFLDKTGSRRVKRGMISFIGVPIILHGDPIGVLNVDRLFEDEIGFEEDVDFLKVVATLIGQFLSLNEKILKREAVLKRENTSLKYQISKKSKGPYIVGQSAAMVEVQRQMEKVSPTRATVLLLGESGVGKTLIAQIIHELSERQGHPFIKVNCASIPGNLLESELFGYEKGAFTGASNSRPGRFEEADTGTIFLDEIGELPMGLQAKLLRVLQEKELERLGSNRTRTIDVRILAATNRDLGDLVERGKFRLDLYYRLNVFPVRIPPLRERKEDITALLNHFLKKMAEDYGRIIHFTSTALDALIRYDWPGNVREMQNLIERLVIMSDTDRISLEFLKSYLAPGQTAAVQEVVHFSEETPRYTSLKEFERNEVLAALERNGWIQYKAAEALGLSARQMGYRVKKYGLESMIAEGRAKLRRLKEVGN